One segment of Daphnia magna isolate NIES linkage group LG2, ASM2063170v1.1, whole genome shotgun sequence DNA contains the following:
- the LOC116916237 gene encoding ubiquitin-conjugating enzyme E2 L3 — protein sequence MAATRRLHKELEDIKKSGLKSFRDIQVDEQNILTWHGLIVPENAPYNKGAFRIEINFPAEYPFKPPKIAFKTKIYHPNIDEKGQVCLPIISAENWKPATKTDQVIQALVALVNDPEPEHPLRADLAEEYSKDKKKFMKNAEEFTKKNSEKRPSD from the exons ATGGCCGCCACAAGGAGACTACATAAG GAATTGGAAGACATCAAGAAGTCAGGATTAAAATCTTTCCGTGACATTCAGGTTGACGAACAAAATATTCTGACATGGCATGGACTTATCGTCCCG GAAAATGCTCCCTACAACAAAGGAGCTTTTCGGATCGAAATTAATTTTCCTGCCGAATATCCATTCAAACCTCCAAAAATagcatttaaaacaaaaatctatcATCCTAACATTGATGAAAAAGGCCAG GTTTGCTTACCCATAATTAGTGCGGAAAACTGGAAGCCTGCCACTAAAACAGATCAAGTTATCCAAGCACTGGTTGCTTTGGTCAATGATCCAGAGCCTGAACATCCACTTAGGGCTGATCTTGCCGAAGAGTAttcaaaagacaaaaagaaattcatgAAGAATGCAGAAGAGttcacaaagaaaaacagtgaGAAGAGACCAAGTGATTGA